A region from the Chionomys nivalis chromosome 22, mChiNiv1.1, whole genome shotgun sequence genome encodes:
- the Rbm43 gene encoding LOW QUALITY PROTEIN: RNA-binding protein 43 (The sequence of the model RefSeq protein was modified relative to this genomic sequence to represent the inferred CDS: deleted 2 bases in 2 codons), translating into MSLLGREGNRKPDAVYSANERGRKTPPFRARSPGLRNWKAKAEPARARFRLPAACASSPHHGKSLSLGSRCREARRRGSRSACRARSRAPKWPSRVRQASALKTRDPTVSERTIVVSGLPVGLLKDQLVKRYFQDEAGHVEEVIYPSRTKGVAYVIFKEKKAAQNVIRQRRYSLTSKPQLVVSHFSEKVFNYVMAILDLSVFRTQIALESLVMELKKKIPSLNFSPLGSSGKISVRGSFLDIMKLKEALISKAISPSENNRKHAGERRNRNRQSPGSVLQRKENPAAALRISALESARSQGTLVLDTDIFLYLKYKCEFYEQTLNKYHILCHESVDGDITTICLQDARDGSHTSRVRHVKELIEEWAQGLHLELRKDALALEGRGEREKTNIKRACEQLCYRYRRVLINLRSTHIDFIGPSSDTFLFKTELLSSARQKVT; encoded by the exons ATGAGCCTTCTAGGTAGAGAAGGAAACCGAAAGCCAGATGCCGTCTACTCAGCTAATGAACG CGGGCGCAAGACCCCGCCCTTCCGCGCTCGGTCTCCCGGGCTACGG AACTGGAAAGCGAAAGCGGAACCTGCCCGC GCCCGCTTTAGGCTGCCCGCTGCCTGCGCGTCTTCTCCGCACCATGGCAAGTCACTTTCCTTGGGGTCGCGGTGCAGGGAGGCGCGCCGCCGAGGGTCCCGGAGCGCGTGTCGTGCACGATCGCGCGCCCCGAAGTGGCCGTCGCGGGTGCGGCAG GCATCAGCGTTGAAGACCAGAGACCCCACAGTCTCTGAGAGAACGATTGTCGTCTCTGGTCTTCCGGTTGGCCTTTTAAAAGACCAGCTGGTGAAGCGTTACTTCCAAGATGAGGCTGGACACGTGGAAGAGGTGATCTATCCATCAAGAACCAAAGGAGTTGCATATgtcatatttaaagaaaagaaag CTGCACAGAATGTCATCAGACAAAGGAGATACTCTCTGACCTCAAAGCCTCAGCTCGTGGTCTCTCACTTCAGCGAAAAG gTCTTCAACTACGTGATGGCTATCCTGGACCTGTCTGTTTTTCGGACTCAAATTGCACTAGAAAGTCTGGTCATGGAGCTGAAGAAGAAAATCCCCTCTTTAAACTTTAGCCCATTGGGGTCCAGTGGGAAAATCTCTGTGCGAGGTTCATTCCTGGATATCATGAAGCTCAAAGAGGCTTTGATATCAAAAGCCATCTCCCCTTCAGAAAACAACAGGAAGCATGCCGGTGAGAGGAGAAATCGGAATAGGCAGAGCCCCGGGAGCGTCCTCCAGAGAAAAGAGAACCCTGCAGCGGCACTCCGGATCTCTGCGCTCGAGTCTGCCAGAAGCCAAGGAACACTTGTGCTGGATACCGACATTTTCCTTTACCTGAAATACAAGTGTGAGTTTTATGAACAAACACTGAACAAATACCATATCCTGTGTCATGAGAGTGTGGATGGTGATATCACCACCATTTGTCTACAAGACGCTCGTGACGGGTCTCACACTAGCAGGGTCAGACACGTGAAGGAGCTCATCGAGGAGTGGGCCCAGGGGCTCcaccttgagctcagaaaagatgCCCTGGCTTTagaaggaaggggggagagagagaaaacaaatatcAAGCGGGCATGTGAACAGCTGTGTTACAGATATCGTAGAGTTTTGATTAATCTTCGCAGCACACATATTGACTTTATAGGACCTTCTTCCGACACGTTCCTGTTTAAGACAGAGCTCTTGAGCTCTGCAAGGCAGAAGGTCACTTGA